Sequence from the Acidobacteriota bacterium genome:
ACCGGTTCCTGATGCGGATCTACCATCCGGCGGTGAGGCTCGTCCTGCGGCACCGGGCGCTCACCCTCCTGGCGGCGTTCCTGCTCATGCTGAGCACGGTGCCCGTGTACATGAAGCTCGGCAGCGAGTTCATGCCACCGCTGAACGAGGGCTCGCTGCTCTACATGCCGATCACGCTGCCGGGGGCCTCCGTGCAGACCGCCCAGCAGATCCTGGCGACTCAGGACAAGCTGATCCGGCGGGTGCCCGAGGTGGAGTCCGTGTTCGGCAAGGCCGGCCGCGCCCTCTCGGCGACCGACCCGGCGCCGCTCGAGATGATCGAGACCGTCATCAACCTCAAGCCCGAGTCGGAATGGCGGCCGGGCATGACGACCGAGCGGATCGTGGCCGAACTGGACGGGCTCGTTCGCCTTCCCGGCGTGGCCAACGCCTGGACGATGCCGATCAAGGCGCGGACCGACATGCTCTCGACGGGAATTCGTACGCCGGTTGGCGTCAAAGTCTTCGGGCCCTCGCTCGACGGGATCAACGAGATCGCCGCCGAGGTCGAGAGCGCGCTGCGCATGGTGCAGGGGACCCGCAACGTCTTCGCCGAACGCGTGACTGGCGGCTATTACGTGGACTTCACCGTAAAGCGCGAGGAGATCGCTCGCTACGGCCTGACCATCCAGGACGTCGAGATGGTCATCGAGTCGGCCATCGGCGGGGCCAACGTCACGACGACCGTCGAAGGCCGCGAACGTTATCCTGTCAACATCCGCTACCAGCGGGCCTATCGCGCCGACGTGAACGCACTGAGGCGCGCGCTCATCTCGACACCTTCGGGCTCACAGATTCCCATCGAGCAGGTAGCCGACATCTCGCTGACGACGGGTCCCACGGTCATCCGCACGGAGCAGGCCCAGTTGCTCGGGTACGTCTATGTCGACGTCGCCGACCGTGACATCGGCGGATACGTCGAAGATGCCAAGGCTGTCGTCGGCGAACTGGTGTCGCTGCCAGAAGGCTACTACCTCGAGTGGAGCGGGCAGTACGAATACATGCTGCGCGCCGAACAGCGGCTGAAGGTGGTCATCCCCGTCACCCTGCTGATTGTCATCGCCCTCCTGTACTTCAGCACGCGTCATGTCGTGAAGGTGGGCATCGTGCTGCTGGCGGTGCCATTCTCGCTCATTGGGGCGTTCTGGCTTCTGTACCTTCTCGACTACAACATGAGCGTGGCCGTCTGGGTAGGGATCATCGCCTTGGCTGGCGTCGACGCCGAGACGGGAACGGTGATGCTCCTCTATCTCGACCGTGCGTACGAGAAGTTCAGACGTCAGGGCCGCATGCGGAGCCTTGCTGACCTCCAGGAGGCGGTTGAAGAGGGTGCCGTCGGTCGCGTGCGGCCGAAGATGATGACGGTGCTGACCATTCTGGTGGGCCTGCTGCCCATCATGTGGAGTCAAGGAACGGGCGCCGACGTGATGAAGCGCATCGCGGCACCCATGGTCGGCGGCGTGGTCACGTCGTTCGCCCTCGAGCTGCTGGTCTACCCGGTGATCTTCACGATCTGGAAATGGCACAGCGAGGTGAAGGCGGGAAAGGCGCGTCCACGAGATGAAGGAGCGGTAACGACATGAGGAGAGGGCACATCGCGAGTCGTGGCGCGGCGACGGTCGTCGGCATCGTGCTGACGGCGGGGGTCGCGATGGCGGGGGATGCCCCGCCCTTCGAGCTGGCGGCCAAGCGCGACCGGATGTTCGGCGCCACGTCGGGGACGCTGACCTTCGAGACGGACCACGTCGCGTTCACGTCGAGCGACGGGCGCGAGCAACGGTCTTGGCGCTATGAGGATCTGCAACAGATCCAGGTTCGGGCGCCCCGACGAATCCACCTGCTGACCTACGAGGACCAGGGGCGGCTCAGGTTCGGGGCTGACCGCGCCTATGAGTTCGCCCTGCAGGCTGGCGACGTGCCCTCTGAGCTCCTGACATTCCTGCTCCACCGCATCGAGCGACCCCTCCTGCTCGCGGTTCTCCCGCAGGCGTGCTGCGAGCCGCTCTTCGAAGTAGCTGTGAAGCACGAGCGACAGGGGAAGGGCAGCGAGGGTGTGCTGGCCATCCACCACGGCGCCCTGGTTTACGATACGCCCAGTGAGGGTCGTGCGAGGTTCTGGCGATTCGGCGACCTCGAGAGCGTGTTGCGACTGGATCGGCACCGCCTGCAGGTGACCGCTCCGGAGGGAGGCGCCCTGAGACCCTTCGTGTTCCAGTTGAAGGCCGAGCTGCCCGGTGGTTTCTACGATACGCTCTGGGGCGAGATCAACGGACGAACGTGGTGACGGCAGACGACCGACCATGACCGGGCAGCATGTCGGCCTTTCGGCGGGCCAGTGGGTGGGTATCGGCCTGACGGTACTCGCGATCTCGCTTGGACACTATGAGACGAGCGTGCACGCGATTGTCCTGCACGAAGTATTCACCCGACTGTACTATCTCCCCATCGTCTTTGCTGCGCTCCTGGGGGGCACAGGCGCGGGTCTGGCCACTGCGGGGCTTGCCACGGTGCTGTACTTGCCGCACGTCATCTTCGGCTGGCACGCGTCGCCGGCCGTCCAGGTCGGACAGTACGCAGAGGTGGCGGTCTTCATCTTGATCGGTGGCGTGGCCGGCCGCATCGGAGGGCAGCTCCGGACGCAACGGGATCGGGCGCGTGCGGCGACCGCGCAGCTCGAGGAGGCACTCGATCGCCTCCAGACGAGCCTGGAGGAACGCCGGCAGCTCGACCAGCTGGTGACGATCGGGCAGCTCGCAGCGGGGATGGCGCACGAGATCCGCAATCCCCTGGGCGCCGCGCGTGGCGCGTTGGACATCCTCGAGGGCCGAGAGGTCTCACACGAACGCCACACAGAGTTCGTCGCGATCGCACGCGAGGCCATCATGCGCGCCTCACTCGTGCTCGACCAGCTGCTCGAGTTCGCGCAGCCTCGCCCGCCGGCGGAGCAACAGACCGACCTCGCGGACCTCGTCCACCGGTCTGCGGAACTGACGAGGCCGACGCTCGAGGAGCGTGGTGCGCAGTTCGACGTTGCCTCCTTTCCCACGCATTCGACCATCGTGTCCATCGACGGCGCGCAAGTGCAGCGCGCCTTGGTCATGCTGTTGCTCGAGGCGCCGCACGCCACGGGCGCCCGCCGGATCCGTCTCGAAGTCGGAGGGCGGAAAGGCCAGGCTGTCGTGACGATAGACCTCGATGGCGGAGATGGGCCGAGGGGGCGCATCGAGGGCCTCTTTGAACCCTTCGTCGACGCGCGCGTTGGGCACGGCCTGACGCTCGCCCTCGCCAAGCGGCTCGTCGAAAACCAGGGAGGGACCGTGCACGAGGAACCGACCGCCAGAGGCGTGCGCATCGTGCTCCGCTTTGGCGGCACAGTCGGGGAGAGCCCTACGGTGTCGGGAAGGCGGGCGGCGCGCTCGCCGGCCCATCCTCGAGCGACCGAGGGAGCGACGGTCACGACCCGCTGAGGTCCACGCCACGTGACGACGCCGACGTTGCCTCGCCGGACGCGCAGGCGAACGAATCGCTGCGAGTCGGGATGCGCCGCGAGGAACCCATGACGCACGAACACGACCAGCACCACAGGGCGGCGCACTCGGGCCCAGGTCGACACGAACCGCCGGCCGAGCGCCCCACGCCATCCGAACGCCACGACGAACATGGAGGCCACGGACGCCACGAGGCCGGCGGGCACGACAAACACGCCGGCCACAGTGTGGAGATGTTCCGGAGTCGATTCTGGCTGACGCTCGCGTTGACGGTGCCGACGCTCATCTGGAGCCATGAGCTGCAGGTCTGGCTCCGCTATACCGCTCCGGCCTTCCCAGGGTCCGACCACATCGCACCCGTCTTCGGTACGGCCGTGTTCGTCTACGGCGGCCGCGCCTTTCTCCAGGGCGCGGTCCAGGAGCTCCGCCAGCGACTCCCGGGCATGATGACCCTGATCGCCCTGGCGATCACGGTCGCGTTCCTCTTCAGTCTGGCCGTGACGCTCGGCTACGAGGGCATGGCGCTCTGGTGGGAGCTCTCGACGCTCGTCACCATCATGCTGCTCGGGCACTGGATCGAGATGCGCTCGATCCTCCAGGCCCAGGGCGCGCTCAAGGAACTGGCCCGCCTGCTGCCGAACACGGCCGTCCGGGTCACGGGCGAGGTCACCGAAGAGGTCCCGATTGGCGATCTTCGTGAGGGCGACCTGATCCTCGTGCGCCCC
This genomic interval carries:
- a CDS encoding CusA/CzcA family heavy metal efflux RND transporter, which gives rise to MIERLIAFSARNAFVVLLLVAGIVGGGVWAIKNTPIDAIPDLSDVQVIVTTNWEGRSPTLVEDQVTYPIVTALISAPHVKVVRGFSYFDVSFVYVIFEDGTDLYWARTRVLEYLNGLQGRLPAGAQPVLGPDATGVGWGFQYALVDRSGQHDLARLRSLNDWHVQYLLRSVPGVAEVAPVGGYVKQYQVAIDPNALLAYGVSIDQVAMAVRASNNDVGGRVVEWTGREYMVRGRGYIQSVADIERIGVGARQDGTPILVRDVGRVGVGPEMRRGVADLNGEGDVAAGIVVIRSGVDTYGVIQDIKAAVAEKVQPSLPEGVEFVTTYDRSDLIERSIATLVEKLIEEVLIVSLVCAIFLWHFRSALVAILTLPLAILLSLMAMQYIGLGSNIMSLGGIAIAIGAMVDAAIIMVENAHKHLEHDTGGRPRREVLIEAAQEVGPSLFFALLIITVSFLPIFTLEAQEGRLFRPLAFTKTFAMGFAAITSVLVVPYLMVLFIRGRIAPEEKNPINRFLMRIYHPAVRLVLRHRALTLLAAFLLMLSTVPVYMKLGSEFMPPLNEGSLLYMPITLPGASVQTAQQILATQDKLIRRVPEVESVFGKAGRALSATDPAPLEMIETVINLKPESEWRPGMTTERIVAELDGLVRLPGVANAWTMPIKARTDMLSTGIRTPVGVKVFGPSLDGINEIAAEVESALRMVQGTRNVFAERVTGGYYVDFTVKREEIARYGLTIQDVEMVIESAIGGANVTTTVEGRERYPVNIRYQRAYRADVNALRRALISTPSGSQIPIEQVADISLTTGPTVIRTEQAQLLGYVYVDVADRDIGGYVEDAKAVVGELVSLPEGYYLEWSGQYEYMLRAEQRLKVVIPVTLLIVIALLYFSTRHVVKVGIVLLAVPFSLIGAFWLLYLLDYNMSVAVWVGIIALAGVDAETGTVMLLYLDRAYEKFRRQGRMRSLADLQEAVEEGAVGRVRPKMMTVLTILVGLLPIMWSQGTGADVMKRIAAPMVGGVVTSFALELLVYPVIFTIWKWHSEVKAGKARPRDEGAVTT